In Longimicrobiaceae bacterium, the DNA window CACCTACTCCGGAGGTGACGAATGACCAAGCGCGCAAGACCAACAAGCCCGCGCCCGACCATCCCTGGCGCAAGCAGGGAACCTTTCGCCGGACATTTCTAAATCAACCAGACCCCGGACTTTTCTAAATCAACGCGACAATTTCGTTCGCGTGTGGCTGGATCGGAACGTTTCCGTGACTTTCGGATGTGCTCCGCAATTTCGCGGGATACGAGACACCCGGCGCGCGGAGCGGGTCCACGGGCCGGGTTCTCGGTCTTCTGCCAACTGGCGATGCGGTCCTGGCGATGCTTGGCGTGCGACGCGGATCGGGAGATGCGCGTCGGGCGATGGGATCGGGAGATTTGAGGCGGGGGCTCATCTCACCCGAATCGCGCTCCGCGGGCGCCACGGCGGATGCGGAAGAGTGGAACTACACGCCGTCGTCGAGGATGCGGTCGCGGTAGCCGCGGCTAAGCTTCAGCTCGGTGCTGTCGTTGAGGACGACCATGTAGTCGCCCTTGAACAGCGTGTGGATCACCTTCACGCGCTCCAGGTTCACGATGGTGCGCCGGTGGATGCGGGCGAAGTGCGCGGGATCCAGCCGCGTTTCCATCTCGCTCATGGTCGTACGGACGAAGTGCACCTTCCCGGCGGCGTGCACCTTCACGTAGTTGTCGGCCGCCTCGAACCAGTCGATCTGCTCCATCTTCAGGAAGAAGACGCGGCCGTTGTCCTTGATGGAGAGGCGCTGGAGGTAGCGCAGCGGCGTGGGCGTCGCGGCGTCCGCGCCGTCTGCCGAGCGGGCCGCGCGGTAGTCGCCGAGCAGGGCCTCCAGCTGGCGGCGCACCTCTTCGCCCATGCCGCCGGAAAGGCGGGCGCGGGCCTTGGCGAGCGCCTCCTGGAAGGTGCGGCTCTCCACCGGCTTCAGCAGGTAGTCGACCGCGTGGACGCGGAAGGCCTGGAGCGCGTAGTGGTCGAACGCGGTGACGAAGACGACGGCCGGCATGGCGGCGGACCCCAGCGCCTCGATGACGCCGAAGCCGTCCAGCCCCGGCATCTGCACGTCCAGGAACACCAGGTCCGGCCGAAGCTCCTGGATGGCCTCCACCGCCTCGAAGCCGTTGCCGCTCTCGCCCACGACCTCCACGTCGGCGTGGCGGCGCAGCATGAGGCGCAGTCCGGAGCGCGCCAGCGGCTCGTCGTCCACGATCAGCGTGCGCAGCGCCGCCACGGCTCAGACCCCCACGCGAACGGTGGATACATCGGCCGGCGAACCATCCATCGGTGCAACATCGACCGTCGGCCCATCGGGCGAGGACGCAGCCGCCGAGGGTGCATCGGCAAGCGACCCGAACGCATCTGCCGACAGCGTTCCCGCAACTCCCCTCGCCCTTCCCGCATCTCCCGACAACCCCGCATTGCCGGGCAGCGTCGCATCTCCCGACCGCATCGCATCTCCGGACGAAGTCGCGCGATCCGTGGACATCTTTTGCGCATCTCCCAAATTCGCCGTCGTGGGACGGGAGGATGAAGGGACGGCGATGGATGGCGGACGCGCGGCGGGGTCGATGGTGAACGGGAGGCGGACGGTGACGCGGAAGCCGCCGCCGGGGGCCTCGCCCACGCGCAGGGGGCACTCCTCGCCGTACATCTGCTCCAGCCGCTCGCGGGTGTTGCGCAGGCCCACGCCCTCGCGGATGGCGCTCACGCCGCCCACCAGGCCCGGCCCGTTGTCCGTGACCTCGACCACCAGCGACTCGCCCTGCCGCGACGCACGGATGCCGATGCGCCCCGGCCCGGTCTGCTGCGCGATGCCGTGGCGGATGGCGTTCTCTACCAGCGGCTGGAGCAGCAGCACGGGGACCTCGGCGTCCAGGCACTCCGGCTGCACCTTCCAGCGCACGGAGAGGCGGTCCTGGAAGCGCACCTTCTCGATTCCCAAATAACGGCGCACGAAGGCGATTTCCTCTCCGAGCGGCACGCACGCGACGGTCTGCCGCACTGAAGCGCGGAGCAGGTCGGCCAGGCGCGTGACCATGCGCACCGTCTCGCCGCGGCGCCCCTGCCGCGCCAGGACGGCGATGGAGTTGAGGGTGTTGAAGAGGAAGTGTGGCTGGAGCTGGGCCGAGAGCGCCTGTAGCCGCGCCTGCGACAGCCCCGCCTCGAGCTGCGCCGTCCGCGTGCCGATGCGCGCCGCCTCCAGCTCGCCCGCGCGGAACTTCCGGTAGAAGTCCAGCGCGTACCAGCCGCCCACAATCAGGGCGTAGTTGAGCACCTCCATGGCGTAGTACACGGCCAGCATGTTCCCCACCGCCGCGGCTATGGGCATGCGCCCGCCGCCGCGCATGAGGCGCGCGACCAGCGCCGTGCCCAGCAGGTGCAGCACGGGGAAGGCGGCGGCGGCGGCCACGTGCACGCCCACGTTGCGCGCCCGCCCGCCCGCGAGCGGGAAGCGCCGCGCCAGCGCCAGCACGCCGGGCACGAGCAGCGCCATCACCGCCCACGGCGCCAGCGACCCGGCGAGCGCCTTCCAGAAGTCCACGCGCTGGCCGTCCTGCGCCCCGCGCAGCACCGCCTGCATGGTTTCGATCACCGCGAACAGCAGGCACACGGCGAGCAGCACCGCGGCCTTCCGCCACCGCGGCGCTCGCCCCGTACGCACATCGTGCCCGGCCACGCCAGCTTCCATGCGTCCTCGGTCTAGCGGTGGAGACCGTTCCTCGGACGAGACGAGAACGGCGGATCATGGGGAACGGGGGATGATAATGCGAGAGGGGGCCGGAT includes these proteins:
- a CDS encoding LytTR family DNA-binding domain-containing protein, translating into MAALRTLIVDDEPLARSGLRLMLRRHADVEVVGESGNGFEAVEAIQELRPDLVFLDVQMPGLDGFGVIEALGSAAMPAVVFVTAFDHYALQAFRVHAVDYLLKPVESRTFQEALAKARARLSGGMGEEVRRQLEALLGDYRAARSADGADAATPTPLRYLQRLSIKDNGRVFFLKMEQIDWFEAADNYVKVHAAGKVHFVRTTMSEMETRLDPAHFARIHRRTIVNLERVKVIHTLFKGDYMVVLNDSTELKLSRGYRDRILDDGV
- a CDS encoding sensor histidine kinase, coding for MEAGVAGHDVRTGRAPRWRKAAVLLAVCLLFAVIETMQAVLRGAQDGQRVDFWKALAGSLAPWAVMALLVPGVLALARRFPLAGGRARNVGVHVAAAAAFPVLHLLGTALVARLMRGGGRMPIAAAVGNMLAVYYAMEVLNYALIVGGWYALDFYRKFRAGELEAARIGTRTAQLEAGLSQARLQALSAQLQPHFLFNTLNSIAVLARQGRRGETVRMVTRLADLLRASVRQTVACVPLGEEIAFVRRYLGIEKVRFQDRLSVRWKVQPECLDAEVPVLLLQPLVENAIRHGIAQQTGPGRIGIRASRQGESLVVEVTDNGPGLVGGVSAIREGVGLRNTRERLEQMYGEECPLRVGEAPGGGFRVTVRLPFTIDPAARPPSIAVPSSSRPTTANLGDAQKMSTDRATSSGDAMRSGDATLPGNAGLSGDAGRARGVAGTLSADAFGSLADAPSAAASSPDGPTVDVAPMDGSPADVSTVRVGV